One genomic region from Erythrobacter mangrovi encodes:
- a CDS encoding arginine N-succinyltransferase has protein sequence MTFRLRAANTGDLEHLYEMAKLTGGGFTNLPADRGALGRKLERAAAAFGRKDDEIGDDQFVLILEDSKTGEVRGTCQLMSMVGQQWPFYSYRLNTLTQHSQELDRTVRAELLNLVTDLEGSSEVGGLFLHPAARAGGLGLLLARSRYLFVAMHRSRFADRILAELRGVIDDRGGSPFWDGVAGRFFGMGFQEADYFNAINGNQFIADLMPKHPVYVAMLNSEARKVIGVPHPTGRAAMRMLENEGFAAEGYVDIFDGGPTMTARTDQVRSIRDAVAARLTATDLDEGEKALIATGHLDTFRCAYGLRELREDGTIAIDAKCADVLEVSKGDELWSVAR, from the coding sequence GTGACCTTCCGCCTTCGTGCCGCCAATACCGGCGACCTCGAACACCTCTATGAAATGGCGAAGCTTACCGGCGGCGGCTTCACCAACCTTCCCGCCGACCGCGGCGCGCTGGGCCGCAAGCTGGAGCGCGCGGCCGCCGCATTCGGGCGCAAGGACGACGAGATCGGCGACGACCAGTTCGTGCTGATCCTCGAAGACAGCAAGACCGGCGAAGTGCGCGGCACCTGTCAGTTGATGAGCATGGTCGGCCAGCAATGGCCATTCTATTCCTATCGCCTCAACACGCTGACGCAGCACAGCCAGGAACTCGACCGCACCGTCCGCGCGGAACTGCTCAACCTCGTCACCGATCTCGAAGGTTCGTCCGAGGTGGGCGGGCTGTTCCTCCATCCTGCCGCACGCGCGGGCGGGCTGGGCCTGTTGCTCGCACGCAGCCGCTACCTGTTCGTGGCGATGCACCGCAGCCGCTTCGCCGACCGCATCCTTGCCGAGCTGCGCGGGGTGATTGACGACCGCGGTGGTTCACCCTTCTGGGATGGGGTCGCCGGACGCTTCTTCGGGATGGGCTTCCAGGAAGCCGACTATTTCAATGCCATCAACGGCAACCAGTTCATCGCCGACCTGATGCCCAAACACCCGGTCTACGTCGCCATGCTCAACAGCGAAGCTCGCAAGGTGATCGGCGTGCCGCACCCCACCGGACGGGCTGCCATGCGCATGCTCGAGAATGAAGGCTTCGCGGCGGAAGGCTATGTCGATATCTTTGACGGCGGCCCGACCATGACCGCACGCACCGACCAGGTGCGGAGCATCCGTGATGCGGTGGCTGCCAGGCTGACGGCTACCGATCTGGACGAGGGCGAAAAGGCGCTGATCGCGACCGGCCACCTCGACACGTTCCGCTGTGCCTATGGCCTTCGCGAACTGCGTGAGGACGGCACCATCGCCATCGATGCGAAGTGCGCAGACGTGCTGGAAGTCAGCAAAGGCGACGAACTGTGGAGTGTGGCACGATGA
- a CDS encoding N-succinylarginine dihydrolase, with translation MSGLVEINFDGIVGPSHNYAGLSLGNIASASHKGDPSYPRAAALQGIGKMRGNMERGLAQGFLLPLPRPNFALLRDLALDAHTDRALLATAWSASSMWTANAATVSPAPDTADGRCHLTPANLVTMLHRGQEWRDTQRQLKIAFGDDRHFKVHDAIPASFGDEGAANHMRFCEGHGAPGVEVFVYGRPGGRFPARQHEQASRAVARLHGLDPDKCLFIEQNPEAIAAGAFHNDVVAVANERVLFTHERAFADNAVACETIASAFPALQVVEVPESAVSLEEAIKTYLFNAQLLTLPTGEMALVVPEECRESAAVWSWCEGMLASNGPIRKVIPVDVRQSMANGGGPACLRLRVVADPATVDARFLLDEAKAERLESVIAEMWPEQIDPVDIGSESLAKTVIEAREALLTVLSLDVLA, from the coding sequence ATGAGCGGGCTGGTCGAGATCAACTTCGACGGGATTGTCGGCCCATCGCACAATTACGCCGGCCTCAGCCTGGGCAATATCGCCAGCGCGAGCCACAAGGGCGACCCCAGCTACCCGCGCGCTGCAGCACTGCAGGGCATCGGCAAGATGCGCGGCAATATGGAACGGGGTCTGGCGCAGGGTTTCCTGCTGCCCCTGCCACGTCCCAATTTCGCGCTGTTGCGCGACCTTGCGCTGGATGCACATACCGATCGCGCGCTGCTAGCCACGGCGTGGTCTGCCAGCTCGATGTGGACCGCCAATGCCGCAACTGTCAGCCCCGCCCCTGACACCGCCGATGGACGCTGCCACCTGACCCCGGCGAACCTCGTCACCATGCTCCATCGCGGGCAGGAATGGCGCGACACGCAGCGCCAGCTGAAGATCGCCTTTGGCGACGACCGACACTTTAAGGTGCACGATGCCATACCCGCCAGCTTCGGCGACGAGGGCGCGGCGAACCACATGCGTTTCTGCGAGGGCCACGGTGCCCCCGGTGTCGAGGTCTTCGTCTACGGCCGGCCGGGCGGACGCTTCCCTGCACGCCAGCATGAACAGGCCAGCCGCGCGGTTGCGCGCCTGCACGGGCTCGATCCCGACAAGTGCCTGTTCATCGAACAGAACCCCGAAGCCATCGCGGCTGGTGCGTTCCACAACGATGTCGTCGCCGTCGCCAATGAACGGGTGCTGTTCACCCACGAACGCGCCTTTGCCGACAATGCCGTCGCCTGCGAAACCATTGCATCGGCATTCCCCGCGCTGCAGGTGGTCGAGGTACCCGAAAGCGCGGTGAGCCTTGAAGAGGCGATCAAGACCTATCTCTTCAACGCGCAGCTGCTGACCCTGCCTACCGGCGAGATGGCGCTGGTGGTACCCGAGGAATGCCGCGAGAGCGCCGCGGTGTGGAGCTGGTGCGAAGGCATGCTCGCTTCGAACGGCCCGATCCGCAAGGTGATTCCGGTCGACGTGCGCCAGTCGATGGCCAATGGCGGCGGCCCCGCCTGCCTGCGGCTGCGCGTGGTGGCCGATCCGGCGACCGTCGACGCGCGCTTCCTCCTCGACGAAGCCAAGGCCGAGCGGCTGGAGTCGGTCATTGCGGAAATGTGGCCCGAGCAGATCGATCCGGTCGACATCGGCTCGGAGAGCCTCGCCAAGACCGTGATCGAGGCGCGCGAGGCGCTGCTAACTGTCCTATCCTTGGACGTTCTCGCATAA
- a CDS encoding alpha/beta hydrolase yields MIAPRKLKIFAISFLLSLPINIVRAGEPAAYEMPRTQVLAIEDAANDRQYELYIKLPDGYSESTDKQYPVVYTTDAKWHLDMLSGATEYLMSDSILVGISWQTNLGADEEHHSRFRDYTTFQVDNQELQSQYNFGQANKHLAFIRDDVIPLVASKFRAEPNERTYFGYSLGGAFGAYVLFAEPDLFQNYILGSPAFSAKSATQIDQAEAQLAPQQLADVNVFVSIGELEESEMEITEEFVSVLNRRNGNGLVVTGLEIIEDSDHGTAFPATTLRGIKWLAQARSYESSGH; encoded by the coding sequence ATGATTGCCCCCCGAAAACTCAAGATATTCGCCATTTCGTTCTTGTTGTCCCTGCCAATCAACATCGTCAGGGCAGGTGAACCTGCCGCCTACGAAATGCCACGGACCCAGGTCCTCGCTATCGAGGATGCTGCGAACGATAGGCAGTATGAGCTCTATATCAAACTGCCCGATGGTTATTCCGAGAGCACTGATAAGCAATATCCGGTCGTCTATACGACTGATGCCAAATGGCACTTGGACATGCTTTCCGGCGCTACCGAATATCTGATGTCGGATTCGATCCTAGTTGGTATTTCATGGCAGACCAATCTCGGGGCCGATGAAGAACATCACAGCCGGTTTCGCGATTATACTACATTCCAGGTCGACAACCAGGAGCTGCAATCACAGTACAATTTCGGGCAGGCGAACAAGCACCTCGCCTTCATCCGTGACGATGTGATCCCGCTGGTCGCAAGCAAATTTCGTGCGGAACCCAACGAACGGACTTATTTCGGTTACTCGCTCGGCGGGGCCTTCGGCGCATATGTATTGTTTGCCGAGCCGGATCTGTTCCAGAATTACATTCTTGGTAGCCCGGCCTTCAGCGCCAAGAGTGCCACGCAGATCGACCAGGCAGAAGCACAATTGGCGCCTCAACAATTGGCCGATGTAAATGTCTTCGTCTCCATTGGAGAACTGGAAGAGTCCGAAATGGAGATCACCGAGGAATTCGTGTCAGTGCTCAATCGTCGGAATGGAAATGGCCTGGTGGTTACTGGATTGGAGATCATCGAAGATTCCGATCACGGCACCGCATTTCCCGCAACCACCCTACGCGGCATCAAATGGCTGGCCCAGGCCAGAAGCTATGAATCTAGCGGCCATTAA
- a CDS encoding hydrolase translates to MKPDSVPEAVLDRIDADTMLREVQDWAAINTGTANITGLDRMAGVLADAFATLPGEVELVDPAPVSAIASDGREFDKPHGRHMVLRVRPEAERRFVLTGHMDTVFPVDHSFQQVGWLDEQTLNGPGTADMKGGICVILHALRAFEATAGAARVGYDVMINSDEETGSLASRSLIEELARGKYAALTYEPSALPDGTLAHARGGTGNYSIIIHGRSAHAGRNPHEGRNAIVAASDLVLRIAALAAEDITVNPAKIEGGSANNVVPDLAVVRFNIRPKSTEAMTRFDTQLDSVIAAIAAERDVHIHRHGGVTRPPKPVDAKAQRLFDLVRDCGAELGQSIGWIPSGGVCDGNNIAACGVPVVDTMGVRGGAIHSPDEFMIVPSLKERAALSALVLTKLSTGDHL, encoded by the coding sequence ATGAAACCGGATAGCGTCCCTGAAGCCGTGCTCGATCGGATCGATGCCGACACCATGCTGCGCGAGGTGCAGGATTGGGCCGCGATCAACACCGGCACAGCCAATATCACCGGGCTCGACCGCATGGCGGGCGTGCTGGCCGATGCCTTCGCGACGTTGCCGGGAGAGGTCGAGCTGGTCGATCCGGCGCCGGTCAGCGCGATTGCCTCCGACGGGCGCGAATTCGACAAGCCGCACGGCCGCCACATGGTGCTGCGCGTTCGCCCCGAGGCGGAACGGCGTTTCGTCCTGACCGGGCACATGGACACCGTCTTCCCGGTCGACCATTCATTCCAGCAAGTCGGCTGGCTCGACGAGCAGACGCTCAACGGCCCGGGCACCGCCGACATGAAAGGCGGGATCTGCGTGATCCTCCATGCCCTGCGGGCCTTCGAGGCGACGGCCGGTGCAGCGCGCGTCGGCTATGACGTAATGATCAATTCGGACGAGGAAACCGGCAGCCTCGCCAGCCGTAGCCTGATCGAGGAGCTGGCGCGGGGCAAATACGCCGCGCTGACCTATGAGCCCAGCGCCTTGCCTGACGGTACACTGGCCCATGCGCGTGGTGGCACGGGCAATTACTCGATAATCATTCACGGCCGATCCGCCCATGCCGGGCGCAACCCGCACGAGGGCCGCAATGCCATCGTTGCCGCGTCCGACCTGGTGCTGCGCATCGCGGCACTGGCGGCGGAGGACATCACCGTCAATCCGGCGAAGATCGAGGGCGGCAGCGCCAACAACGTCGTGCCCGACCTCGCCGTGGTACGGTTCAATATCCGCCCCAAGTCGACCGAGGCGATGACTCGCTTCGATACCCAGCTCGACAGCGTGATCGCCGCGATCGCTGCCGAACGCGACGTTCACATCCATCGCCACGGCGGCGTCACCCGGCCACCCAAGCCGGTGGATGCCAAGGCGCAGCGCCTGTTCGACCTGGTGCGCGATTGCGGCGCCGAACTGGGCCAGTCCATCGGCTGGATACCCAGCGGCGGAGTGTGCGATGGCAACAATATCGCCGCCTGCGGCGTGCCCGTGGTCGATACCATGGGCGTGCGCGGCGGCGCGATCCATTCACCCGACGAATTCATGATCGTCCCTTCGTTGAAGGAACGCGCAGCTTTGAGCGCGCTGGTCCTCACGAAGCTTTCCACCGGAGACCATTTGTGA